A stretch of the Pongo pygmaeus isolate AG05252 chromosome 16, NHGRI_mPonPyg2-v2.0_pri, whole genome shotgun sequence genome encodes the following:
- the KIF7 gene encoding kinesin-like protein KIF7 isoform X1, with protein MGLEAQRLPGAEEAPVRVALRVRPLLPKELLHGHQSCLQVEPDLGCVTLGRDRHFGFHVVLAEDAGQEAVYQACVQPLLEAFFEGFNATVFAYGQTGSGKTYTMGEASVASLLEDEQGIVPRAMAEAFKLIDENDLLDCLVHVSYLEVYKEEFRDLLEVGTASRDIQLREDERGNVVLCGVKEVDVEGLDEVLSLLEMGNAARHTGATHLNHLSSRSHTVFTVTLEQRGRAPSRLPRPAPGQLLVSKFHFVDLAGSERVLKTGSTGERLKESIQINSSLLALGNVISALGDPQRRGSHIPYRDSKITRILKDSLGGNAKTVMIACVSPSSSDFDETLNTLNYASRAQNIRNRATVNWRPEAERPPEEAASGARGPPRHRSETRIIHRGRRAPGPATASAAAAMRLGAECARYRACTDAAYSLLRELQAEPGLPGAAARKVRDWLCAVEGERSALSSASGPDSGIESASVEDQAAQGAGGRKEDEGAQQLLTLQNQVARLEEENRDFLAALEDAMEQYKLQSDRLREQQEEMVELRLRLELVRPGWGGPRLLNGLPPGSFVPRPHTAPLGGAHAHVLGMVPPACLPGDEVGSEQRGEQVINGREAGAELLTEVNRLGSGSSAASEEEEEEEEPPRRTLHLRRNGISNCSQRAGARPGSLPERKGPELCLEELDAAIPGSRAVGGSKARVQAHQVPSAMASEWRLAQAQQKIRELAINIRMKEELIGELVRTGKAAQALNRQHSQRIRELEQEAERVRAELSEGQRQLRELEGKEPQDAGERSRLQEFRRRVAAAQSQVQVLKEKKQATERLVSLSAQSEKRLQELERNVQLMRQQQGQLQRRLREETEQKRRLEAEMSKRQHRVKELELKHEQQQKILKIKTEEIAAFQRKRRSGSNGSVVSLEQQQKIEEQKKWLDQEMEKVLQQRRALEELGEELHKREAILAKKEALMQEKTGLESKRLRSSQALNEDIVRVSSRLEHLEKELSEKSGQLRQGSAQSQQQIRGEIDSLRQEKDSLLKQRLEIDSKLRQGSLLSPEEERTLFQLDEAIEALDAAIEYKNEAITCRQRVLRASASLLSQCEMNLMAKLSYLSSSETRALLCKYFDKVVTLREEQHQQQIAFSELEMQLEEQQRLVYWLEVALERQRLEMDRQLTLQQKEHEQNMQLLLQQSRDHLGEGLADSRRQYEARIQALEKELGRYMWINQELKQKLGGVNAVGHSRGGEKRSLCSEGRQAPGNEDELHPAPELLWLSPLTEGAPRTREETRDLVHAPLPLTWKRSSLCGEEQGSPEELRQREVAEPLVGRVLPVGEAGLPRNFGPLSKPRRELRRASPGMIDVRKNPL; from the exons cctccctccttGAGGATGAGCAGGGCATTGTCCCGAGGGCCATGGCCGAGGCCTTCAAGCTCATCGATGAGAACGACCTGCTTGACTGTCTGGTACATGTGTCCTACCTGGAAGTGTACAAGGAGGAGTTCCGAGACCTGCTCGAGGTGGGCACAGCCAGCCGTGACATCCAGCTCCGGGAAGATGAGCGCGGGAATGTTG TGCTGTGCGGGGTGAAGGAGGTGGACGTGGAGGGCCTGGATGAGGTGCTGAGCCTCCTGGAGATGGGCAACGCGGCGCGGCACACGGGAGCCACGCACCTCAACCACCTGTCCAGCCGCTCACACACGGTCTTCACCGTGACCCTGGAGCAGCGGGGGCGCGCCCCCAGCcgcctgccccgccccgccccgggcCAGCTGCTCGTCTCCAAGTTCCACTTCGTGGACCTGGCGGGCTCAGAGAGGGTGCTCAAGACGGGCAGCACCGGCGAGCGGCTGAAGGAGAGCATCCAGATCAACAGCAGCCTCCTGGCACTGGGCAACGTCATCAGCGCCCTGGGGGACCCTCAGCGCCGGGGCAGCCACATTCCCTACCGCGACTCCAAGATCACCCG GATCCTCAAAGACTCGCTGGGCGGGAACGCCAAGACGGTGATGATCGCCTGCGTCAGCCCTTCCTCCTCCGACTTCGACGAGACCCTCAACACCCTCAACTACGCCAGCCGCGCCCAGAACATCCGCAACCGCGCCACGGTCAACTGGCGGCCCGAGGCCGAGCGGCCACCCGAAGAGGCGGCGAGCGGCGCGCGGGGTCCGCCACGGCACCGCTCCGAGACCCGCATCATCCACCGCGGCCGGCGCGCCCCGGGTCCAGCCACCGCCTCCGCGGCGGCCGCCATGCGCCTGGGCGCCGAGTGCGCGCGCTACCGGGCCTGCACCGACGCCGCCTACAGCCTCCTGCGCGAGCTGCAGGCCGAGCCCGGGCTGCCCGGCGCCGCCGCCCGCAAGGTGCGCGACTGGCTGTGCGCCGTCGAGGGCGAGCGCAGCGCcctgagctccgcctccgggCCCGACAGCGGCATCGAGAGCGCCTCCGTCGAGGACCAGGCGGCGCAGGGGGCCGGCGGGCGAAAG GAGGATGAGGGGGCGCAGCAGCTGCTGACCCTGCAGAACCAGGTGGCGCGGTTGGAGGAGGAGAACCGAGACTTTCTGGCTGCGCTGGAGGACGCCATGGAGCAGTACAAACTGCAG AGCGACCGGCTGCGTGAGCAGCAGGAGGAGATGGTGGAACTGCGGCTGCGGTTAGAGCTGGTGCGGCCCGGCTGGGGGGGCCCGCGGCTCCTGAATGGCCTGCCTCCCGGGTCCTTTGTGCCTCGACCTCATACAGCCCCCCTGGGGGGTGCCCACGCCcatgtgctgggcatggtgccccctgcctgcctccctggagATGAAGTTGGCTCTGAGCAGAGGGGAGAG CAGGTGATAAATGGTAGGGAGGCTGGAGCTGAGTTGCTGACTGAGGTGAACAGGCTGGGAAGTGGCTCTTCAGCTGcttcagaggaggaagaggaggaggaggagccgccCAGGCGGACCTTACACCTGCGCAG AAATGGGATCAGCAACTGCAGTCAGAGGGCGGGGGCCCGCCCAGGGAGTCTGCCAGAGAGGAAGGGCCCAGAACTTTGCCTTGAAGAGCTGGATGCGGCCATTCCAGGGTCCAGAG CAGTTGGTGGGAGCAAGGCCCGGGTGCAGGCCCACCAGGTCCCCTCTGCCATGGCCTCAGAGTGGCGGCTGGCCCAGGCCCAGCAGAAGATCCGGGAGCTGGCTATCAACATCCGCATGAAGGAGGAGCTCATTGGCGAGCTGGTCCGCACAG GAAAGGCAGCTCAGGCCCTGAACCGCCAGCACAGCCAGCGTATCCGGGAGCTGGAGCAGGAGGCAGAGCGGGTGCGGGCCGAGCTGAGTGAAGGCCAGAGGCAGCTGCGGGAGCTTGAGGGCAAGGAGCCCCAGGATGCTGGCGAGCGGTCTCGGCTCCAGGAGTTCCGCAGGAGGGTCGCTGCGGCCCAGAGCCAGGTGCAG GTGCTGAAGGAGAAGAAGCAGGCTACGGAGCGGCTGGTGTCACTGTCGGCCCAGAGTGAGAAGCGACTGCAGGAGCTCGAGCGGAATGTGCAGCTCATGCGGCAGCAGCAGGGACAGCTGCAGAGGCGGCTTCGCGAGGAGACGGAGCAGAAGCGGCGCCTGGAGGCAGAGATGAGCAAGCGGCAGCACCGTGTCAAG GAGCTGGAGCTGAAGCACGAGCAGCAGCAGAAGATCCTGAAGATTAAGACGGAAGAGATCGCGGCCTTCCAGAGGAAGAGGCGCAGTGGCAGCAATGGCTCTGTGGTCAGCCTGGAACAGCAGCAG AAGATTGAGGAGCAGAAGAAGTGGCTGGACCAGGAGATGGAGAAGGTGCTACAGCAGCGGCGGGCGCTggaggagctgggggaggagcTCCACAAGcgggaggccatcctggccaagaaGGAGGCCCTGATGCAGGAGAAGACGGGGCTGGAGAGCAAGCGCCTGAGGTCCAGCCAG GCCCTCAACGAGGACATCGTGCGAGTGTCCAGCCGGCTGGAGCACCTGGAGAAAGAGCTGTCTGAGAAGAGCGGGCAGCTGCGGCAGGGCAGCGCCCAGAGCCAGCAGCAGATCCGCGGGGAGATCGACAGCCTGCGCCAGGAGAAGGACTCGCTGCTCAAGCAGCGCCTGGAGATCGACagcaagctgaggcaggggagccTGCTGTCCCCCGAG GAGGAGCGGACGCTGTTCCAGTTGGATGAGGCCATCGAGGCCCTGGATGCCGCCATTGAGTATAAGAATGAGGCCATCACATGCCGCCAGCGGGTGCTTCGGGCCTCAGCCTCATTGCTGTCCCAGTGCGAGATGAACCTCATGGCCAAGCTCAGCTACCTCTCATCCTCAGAGACCAGAGCCCTCCTCTGCAAGTATTTTGACAAG GTGGTGACGCTCCGAGAGGAGCAGCACCAGCAGCAGATTGCCTTCTCGGAACTGGAGATGCAGCTGGAGGAGCAGCAGAGGCTGGTGTACTGGCTGGAGGTGGCCCTGGAGCGGCAGCGCCTCGAGATGGACCGCCAGCTGACCCTGCAGCAGAAGGAGCACGAGCAGAACATGCAGCTGCTCCTGCAGCAGAGTCGAG ACCACCTCGGTGAAGGGTTAGCAGACAGCAGGAGGCAGTATGAGGCCCGGATTCAAGCTCTGGAGAAGGAACTGGGCCGCTACATGTGGATAAACCAGGAACTGAAACAGAAGCTCGGCGGTGTGAACGCTGTAGGCCACAGCAGGG GCGGGGAGAAGAGGAGCCTGTGCTCGGagggcagacaggctcctggaaATGAAGATGAGCTCCACCCGGCGCCCGAGCTTCTCTGGCTGTCCCCCCTCACTGAGGGGGCCCCCCGCACCCGGGAGGAGACGCGGGACTTGGTCCACGCTCCGTTACCCTTGACCTGGAAACGCTCGAGCCTGTGTGGCGAAGAGCAGGGGTCCCCCGAGGAGCTGAGGCAGCGGGAGGTGGCTGAGCCCCTGGTGGGGCGGGTGCTTCCTGTGGGTGAGGCAGGCCTGCCCCGGAACTTTGGGCCTTTGTCCAAGCCCCGGCGGGAACTGCGACGAGCCAGCCCGGGGATGATTGATGTCCGGAAAAACCCGCTGTAA
- the KIF7 gene encoding kinesin-like protein KIF7 isoform X6, with protein sequence MGLEAQRLPGAEEAPVRVALRVRPLLPKELLHGHQSCLQVEPDLGCVTLGRDRHFGFHVVLAEDAGQEAVYQACVQPLLEAFFEGFNATVFAYGQTGSGKTYTMGEASVASLLEDEQGIVPRAMAEAFKLIDENDLLDCLVHVSYLEVYKEEFRDLLEVGTASRDIQLREDERGNVVLCGVKEVDVEGLDEVLSLLEMGNAARHTGATHLNHLSSRSHTVFTVTLEQRGRAPSRLPRPAPGQLLVSKFHFVDLAGSERVLKTGSTGERLKESIQINSSLLALGNVISALGDPQRRGSHIPYRDSKITRILKDSLGGNAKTVMIACVSPSSSDFDETLNTLNYASRAQNIRNRATVNWRPEAERPPEEAASGARGPPRHRSETRIIHRGRRAPGPATASAAAAMRLGAECARYRACTDAAYSLLRELQAEPGLPGAAARKVRDWLCAVEGERSALSSASGPDSGIESASVEDQAAQGAGGRKEDEGAQQLLTLQNQVARLEEENRDFLAALEDAMEQYKLQSDRLREQQEEMVELRLRLELVRPGWGGPRLLNGLPPGSFVPRPHTAPLGGAHAHVLGMVPPACLPGDEVGSEQRGEVINGREAGAELLTEVNRLGSGSSAASEEEEEEEEPPRRTLHLRRNGISNCSQRAGARPGSLPERKGPELCLEELDAAIPGSREWRLAQAQQKIRELAINIRMKEELIGELVRTGKAAQALNRQHSQRIRELEQEAERVRAELSEGQRQLRELEGKEPQDAGERSRLQEFRRRVAAAQSQVQVLKEKKQATERLVSLSAQSEKRLQELERNVQLMRQQQGQLQRRLREETEQKRRLEAEMSKRQHRVKELELKHEQQQKILKIKTEEIAAFQRKRRSGSNGSVVSLEQQQKIEEQKKWLDQEMEKVLQQRRALEELGEELHKREAILAKKEALMQEKTGLESKRLRSSQALNEDIVRVSSRLEHLEKELSEKSGQLRQGSAQSQQQIRGEIDSLRQEKDSLLKQRLEIDSKLRQGSLLSPEEERTLFQLDEAIEALDAAIEYKNEAITCRQRVLRASASLLSQCEMNLMAKLSYLSSSETRALLCKYFDKVVTLREEQHQQQIAFSELEMQLEEQQRLVYWLEVALERQRLEMDRQLTLQQKEHEQNMQLLLQQSRDHLGEGLADSRRQYEARIQALEKELGRYMWINQELKQKLGGVNAVGHSRGGEKRSLCSEGRQAPGNEDELHPAPELLWLSPLTEGAPRTREETRDLVHAPLPLTWKRSSLCGEEQGSPEELRQREVAEPLVGRVLPVGEAGLPRNFGPLSKPRRELRRASPGMIDVRKNPL encoded by the exons cctccctccttGAGGATGAGCAGGGCATTGTCCCGAGGGCCATGGCCGAGGCCTTCAAGCTCATCGATGAGAACGACCTGCTTGACTGTCTGGTACATGTGTCCTACCTGGAAGTGTACAAGGAGGAGTTCCGAGACCTGCTCGAGGTGGGCACAGCCAGCCGTGACATCCAGCTCCGGGAAGATGAGCGCGGGAATGTTG TGCTGTGCGGGGTGAAGGAGGTGGACGTGGAGGGCCTGGATGAGGTGCTGAGCCTCCTGGAGATGGGCAACGCGGCGCGGCACACGGGAGCCACGCACCTCAACCACCTGTCCAGCCGCTCACACACGGTCTTCACCGTGACCCTGGAGCAGCGGGGGCGCGCCCCCAGCcgcctgccccgccccgccccgggcCAGCTGCTCGTCTCCAAGTTCCACTTCGTGGACCTGGCGGGCTCAGAGAGGGTGCTCAAGACGGGCAGCACCGGCGAGCGGCTGAAGGAGAGCATCCAGATCAACAGCAGCCTCCTGGCACTGGGCAACGTCATCAGCGCCCTGGGGGACCCTCAGCGCCGGGGCAGCCACATTCCCTACCGCGACTCCAAGATCACCCG GATCCTCAAAGACTCGCTGGGCGGGAACGCCAAGACGGTGATGATCGCCTGCGTCAGCCCTTCCTCCTCCGACTTCGACGAGACCCTCAACACCCTCAACTACGCCAGCCGCGCCCAGAACATCCGCAACCGCGCCACGGTCAACTGGCGGCCCGAGGCCGAGCGGCCACCCGAAGAGGCGGCGAGCGGCGCGCGGGGTCCGCCACGGCACCGCTCCGAGACCCGCATCATCCACCGCGGCCGGCGCGCCCCGGGTCCAGCCACCGCCTCCGCGGCGGCCGCCATGCGCCTGGGCGCCGAGTGCGCGCGCTACCGGGCCTGCACCGACGCCGCCTACAGCCTCCTGCGCGAGCTGCAGGCCGAGCCCGGGCTGCCCGGCGCCGCCGCCCGCAAGGTGCGCGACTGGCTGTGCGCCGTCGAGGGCGAGCGCAGCGCcctgagctccgcctccgggCCCGACAGCGGCATCGAGAGCGCCTCCGTCGAGGACCAGGCGGCGCAGGGGGCCGGCGGGCGAAAG GAGGATGAGGGGGCGCAGCAGCTGCTGACCCTGCAGAACCAGGTGGCGCGGTTGGAGGAGGAGAACCGAGACTTTCTGGCTGCGCTGGAGGACGCCATGGAGCAGTACAAACTGCAG AGCGACCGGCTGCGTGAGCAGCAGGAGGAGATGGTGGAACTGCGGCTGCGGTTAGAGCTGGTGCGGCCCGGCTGGGGGGGCCCGCGGCTCCTGAATGGCCTGCCTCCCGGGTCCTTTGTGCCTCGACCTCATACAGCCCCCCTGGGGGGTGCCCACGCCcatgtgctgggcatggtgccccctgcctgcctccctggagATGAAGTTGGCTCTGAGCAGAGGGGAGAG GTGATAAATGGTAGGGAGGCTGGAGCTGAGTTGCTGACTGAGGTGAACAGGCTGGGAAGTGGCTCTTCAGCTGcttcagaggaggaagaggaggaggaggagccgccCAGGCGGACCTTACACCTGCGCAG AAATGGGATCAGCAACTGCAGTCAGAGGGCGGGGGCCCGCCCAGGGAGTCTGCCAGAGAGGAAGGGCCCAGAACTTTGCCTTGAAGAGCTGGATGCGGCCATTCCAGGGTCCAGAG AGTGGCGGCTGGCCCAGGCCCAGCAGAAGATCCGGGAGCTGGCTATCAACATCCGCATGAAGGAGGAGCTCATTGGCGAGCTGGTCCGCACAG GAAAGGCAGCTCAGGCCCTGAACCGCCAGCACAGCCAGCGTATCCGGGAGCTGGAGCAGGAGGCAGAGCGGGTGCGGGCCGAGCTGAGTGAAGGCCAGAGGCAGCTGCGGGAGCTTGAGGGCAAGGAGCCCCAGGATGCTGGCGAGCGGTCTCGGCTCCAGGAGTTCCGCAGGAGGGTCGCTGCGGCCCAGAGCCAGGTGCAG GTGCTGAAGGAGAAGAAGCAGGCTACGGAGCGGCTGGTGTCACTGTCGGCCCAGAGTGAGAAGCGACTGCAGGAGCTCGAGCGGAATGTGCAGCTCATGCGGCAGCAGCAGGGACAGCTGCAGAGGCGGCTTCGCGAGGAGACGGAGCAGAAGCGGCGCCTGGAGGCAGAGATGAGCAAGCGGCAGCACCGTGTCAAG GAGCTGGAGCTGAAGCACGAGCAGCAGCAGAAGATCCTGAAGATTAAGACGGAAGAGATCGCGGCCTTCCAGAGGAAGAGGCGCAGTGGCAGCAATGGCTCTGTGGTCAGCCTGGAACAGCAGCAG AAGATTGAGGAGCAGAAGAAGTGGCTGGACCAGGAGATGGAGAAGGTGCTACAGCAGCGGCGGGCGCTggaggagctgggggaggagcTCCACAAGcgggaggccatcctggccaagaaGGAGGCCCTGATGCAGGAGAAGACGGGGCTGGAGAGCAAGCGCCTGAGGTCCAGCCAG GCCCTCAACGAGGACATCGTGCGAGTGTCCAGCCGGCTGGAGCACCTGGAGAAAGAGCTGTCTGAGAAGAGCGGGCAGCTGCGGCAGGGCAGCGCCCAGAGCCAGCAGCAGATCCGCGGGGAGATCGACAGCCTGCGCCAGGAGAAGGACTCGCTGCTCAAGCAGCGCCTGGAGATCGACagcaagctgaggcaggggagccTGCTGTCCCCCGAG GAGGAGCGGACGCTGTTCCAGTTGGATGAGGCCATCGAGGCCCTGGATGCCGCCATTGAGTATAAGAATGAGGCCATCACATGCCGCCAGCGGGTGCTTCGGGCCTCAGCCTCATTGCTGTCCCAGTGCGAGATGAACCTCATGGCCAAGCTCAGCTACCTCTCATCCTCAGAGACCAGAGCCCTCCTCTGCAAGTATTTTGACAAG GTGGTGACGCTCCGAGAGGAGCAGCACCAGCAGCAGATTGCCTTCTCGGAACTGGAGATGCAGCTGGAGGAGCAGCAGAGGCTGGTGTACTGGCTGGAGGTGGCCCTGGAGCGGCAGCGCCTCGAGATGGACCGCCAGCTGACCCTGCAGCAGAAGGAGCACGAGCAGAACATGCAGCTGCTCCTGCAGCAGAGTCGAG ACCACCTCGGTGAAGGGTTAGCAGACAGCAGGAGGCAGTATGAGGCCCGGATTCAAGCTCTGGAGAAGGAACTGGGCCGCTACATGTGGATAAACCAGGAACTGAAACAGAAGCTCGGCGGTGTGAACGCTGTAGGCCACAGCAGGG GCGGGGAGAAGAGGAGCCTGTGCTCGGagggcagacaggctcctggaaATGAAGATGAGCTCCACCCGGCGCCCGAGCTTCTCTGGCTGTCCCCCCTCACTGAGGGGGCCCCCCGCACCCGGGAGGAGACGCGGGACTTGGTCCACGCTCCGTTACCCTTGACCTGGAAACGCTCGAGCCTGTGTGGCGAAGAGCAGGGGTCCCCCGAGGAGCTGAGGCAGCGGGAGGTGGCTGAGCCCCTGGTGGGGCGGGTGCTTCCTGTGGGTGAGGCAGGCCTGCCCCGGAACTTTGGGCCTTTGTCCAAGCCCCGGCGGGAACTGCGACGAGCCAGCCCGGGGATGATTGATGTCCGGAAAAACCCGCTGTAA